The nucleotide sequence GGGGATGGCGCCGACCGGATAGCCGGAGAAGAACAGAAGCGAGCCGTCGAGCGACTGCAGAACGTTCTGCTCATTATGGCTGTAGCGGCCGCCGGCCGTGATGTCGAAGCGCGGCCCGAAGTGCAGGGTCGCGCTGCCGAAGGCAGCGTATTCCTTGTACTTCGAATCGAGGATCGCGGTGAGGAACGTCGGGAAAGTGACATCGCCGCCGCCAGGGCCGACCGGCAAGGTCATTGCCGGATCGAGGGCGTCGCCCGTAGCGAGCTCGAAGGGCTGGTAATTCTGGAAAAGCAGCCCGTCTTCCTTCGTGTAGTAGCCACCTACCAGCCATTCGAAGCGGTCGTTCGAAGGCGAGTCGAGCCGCACTTCCTGCGTGAACTTCTTCTGGCTCGCCAGCGCCGGAAACGTGATGCCGAGCGCGGGGACACCCGGACCGCCGTAGATCGCGTCGGCGACGCCTGGCAGCGTGGCGGTGACGTCGTACGCTTCGAACTGATCGAGCGTTCCGTAGCTCGTGACGGACGTCAGCGAGGCAAAGCCGAAGTCCCAGTTGAGGGTACCGTTGTAGAGCCGATAGTCGACGTCGTTGCTCTCCGGATAGAACTCAGTGCGCGTCCAGCGCCCCGCGGTCGAGGCACCCGTGTTCGGGTCAGTGTCCAGCGGCTCGTAGGTGAACGGGTCAGCATCGTAGGTGGCGTGCGAATCCGCCCGAATGTTCTGGGCCAGGGCCATCAGCCGAACCGAGAAATTGTCACTCGGCTGGAAGAGCAATGAAACACGGCCGCCGTAGCTTTGGTAGTCGTTGGCATTTTCGCGGTTGATGCCCACCGTGTCGATGTAACCGCCGACCTTGCGGTAGTAGCCGCTCGCGCGCACCGCCAGCGAACTGCCCAGCGGCACGTTGACCGCCAGGTTGCCGTTGTATCCCATGTTGCCCCCTTCGGTGAACTCGGCGCCGGCGCGGACCCTGCCGGAAAACTCGCCCAGCTTGGGGGCGACCGTCACGAACTTGACGAGGCCGCCGAGCGAGTTGGCCCCGTAAAGCGTGCCCTGCGGACCGCGCAGAACTTCCACCCGCTCGATGTCGAAGGTGTCGATGTCACCGGCAAGGACGGCCCCGTTGCTCTGCCCCGTGCTGGGGCCGAAAGGCGTGTCGTCGATGTACACCGCGGCGGTCGGACTGTCGCCGCCGGTATTGATACCGCGCAGAATGATCCGCGACTTGCCGGGATCAGTCTGGTCGATCGTCATCCCGGGCACGAGCGCGGCGTAATCGACGAAGCTGACTGCCTGTCGCTCCTCCAGCTTTTCACTTCCAAGCACGGAAATCGATTGCGGGACATCGGCGAGGATCTGCTCGCGCTTCTGTGCAGTCACGACGATGACCTTGGGATCGGTCGAGTCATCGGCGGCGTCCTGCGCCCATGTCGGCGCAGCGGTGATCGCGACCGTGATCGCGAGAATGCTCGAAGTAGCTGTGCCCAGTCTCATTGTTCTCGTCCCCTATGGCCCGCCCGCAGCAACGGCGACGGTGATCCGGACCTGCGAATCGCGCGCAGTCCGGCCAGAAAAAGATCTCTTGTCCGATCTCGGCGTGGATGGTGTCCGCTTTCGGATCTACGCCATTATTGTCCTGATTAGAAAACTGTCAACCTGTTTAGGACATTTTGCCCGATCCGCCCCAGATTGCGGTGTCGCAATGCACCTTTCCGTCGGAATAGGTGACACCGCCCGGGCGATCGCGGGTGAGAAAGGTCGGTCCGTCGAGGTCGACGATGTCGCACAATTGCCCGAGCAGGTAGGACGGCGCCATCGACAGGCTGGTGCCCATCATGTTGCCGACCATCACGCCCATCCCGAGCGCCTTGGCCCTCCGGGCGATCGCGATGCCTTCGGTCAGCCCGCCGCACTTGTCGAGTTTGATGTTCACGACGTCGAAGCGGCCGACCAGTCCCTCGACGTCGGCGAGACCGAGCGCACTTTCGTCGGCGGCGAAGGGGATCGGCCTGTCGAATCCGTCCAGATCCGCCTCATGGCCGATCGCCAGCGGCTGCTCGAGCAGCTCCACGCGCGCCGCCACCAGCGCCGCCAAGAGTTCCGGCAGCGCATCGATCCGATAGCCCTGGTTGGCGTCCACTCCTATCCAGGCGTCCGGTCGCGCGTCGCGCACGGCGTTGATCCGGCGGATGTCGAGGGCTGTGTCGCCCGTGAGCTTGACCTTTATCGGAGCAGCCGGATCGAGACGGAGCGCAGCGGCTGCCATCTCGTCAGGCTCGGCTGCGCCAAGTGTGAGGGTCGATCGCAGGGGCTGCGGCTCCGGCAGGCCGGCCAGCTGCCAAGCCGGCGTGTGGCTGCGCTTCGCTTCGAGGTCCCAGTAAGCGCAGTCGATCGCGTTGCGGGCGCCACCGGCGGGCATGACCTGCTGGAGATCCTGACGGCTCGCGCCGCTCTCGATGCGCGACCTGGCGTCCTCCGCCTGCCGGAGCATGTTTTCGGCGTCGTCTCCCAGGTAGTACGCGCCGGCCCCCTCGCCCCAGCCGGTATCCTCACCATCCGAAAGGCGCGCGACCAGAACCGTCGTACTCTCGAACACATGACCCGAGATGCGGAACGGTTCGCGATAGGCGAAGCGCTCGATACTCAGATCGAGCGAGAGGCGCTGCTCCATCTGCGAGGCCATCAGAAGGTCATTTCGAAGCCATACAGATTGTAGGCGATGGTCACCCAGCACAGGATCACGCCCGCGAAGACCAGCAGGACAGCGCCCAGCTTCATCGTCCAGCGCCGGCCGTCGCGGAAGCTGTTCGCGAGGTGCCAGGCCGCGGTGACGAGCAGGCCGAAGGCCGCGAGCGGCGTAAGGATGCGCAGCAAGTTGATCAGCCAATCGAGGTCTCCCCCGAGGGTCCCGCTGTCCGCAGTGAAGGTTTGCACCAACAGGAGCCAACCAAGAACAGCGAGGATGGCGAGTCCGGCGAACACTCGGCTGAGGCGGTAAGCCGTCAGCGACCTTCCGCTCAGCGCGAAGGGTGCCCCGAAGTGGCGCCGTACCAGCGCCCGCACCGGCCAGGCGACGACGGCCAGGAAGCAGAACGCCAGGGCAATGAGCAACGCCGGCAGCAACCACGCGGGATTGGCCGCTGCAGGAGCCGGGAACAGCACCATGAACGGAGAGACAACGTCCATGCTGACGCGGACGACGTTGCCGTCCTTCACCTCCGCCGCGACCCTTTCGCCGGAGAACGTGTCCCGCCACACGAACGGCTCGACTTCGACCCAGTCGCGCGGGCCAGCGCTCAGGATGCTGAGGTCGGGCAAGCTGATCCCGCCGTCGGGCAGGGCTATTATCTTCGTGGGCCCGAGCAAGCCAAACACGCTCATGAAATTGGTGAAGGAACCGCGGCTCGATACATATGTGCCGGCGACGAGCTGCGCGTGCTGGCGCGAAACGGCGGGATCGATCGGCGTGAACTTGCGCTGCTCAGGGAAGTAGCGATCGGCGAATTCGTGAATGATCGTTCCGCGCAAGCCGTATGCCGCGGCCTCCTTGCCGCGGCTATTCGTCGCGATGAACAGCCCGATTCCGCTCTCTGGAAAGAGCCATACTTCGCTGTGGAAGTAATCGGTGTCCCCGCCATGCCCGATGCTGCGGCGGCCGTTGATGACCTGCTCGTAAAAACCCAGCGCCATCCGGTTGAGCGGCCCGACGCCCTTGGCCCGGTAGTCGTGCATTTGAGTGCCGGTGGCCGGGTCAAACAGAACTCCGGAATTCTGGAGGTGGGCGATCATGAACTTGCCCATCGCCTCACCGCTGACCGAGAAGCTTCCAGCCGGTGCGGGCTGGACGATCTCGAACGGCCGGGGAGCTTCGTTCCAGTCTCGATAACCCTTCGACATGTACGGCGCGAGCTTGGCCGGCAGCGGCTGGCGGGAGGTCGCGAAATTCATCCCCACGGGGTCCAGAATATGGTTCTCGACGTAGGTGTCGTAGGGCTGGCCGGAAACGCGCTGGACAATGTAGCCGGCGAGCGCCGTGGCATAGTTTGAATAGGCCGGCGTCGTCCCCGGCGCATAAACTTGATGGGGCAGAGCCCTTTTTGCGTACTCATCGAGAGGCAGCAGCGCGGCAGGGTCGGTCGTGAAGAGATAGCGAAGTGACTCTTCGAACCCGGGAGTATGCGTCATGATGTCGCGCAAGGTGAGCGGCTTACCCTCGTAGGGGGGAATGCGGAAATCGAGATAGGCGTTCACGTCCTGATCGAGATCGAGCCGACCGGCCTCGACCTGCTGCATGACGGCCGTCCAGGTAAACAGCTTTGAGATCGAACCGATACGGAAAAGCGTCCGACGAGGATCGACCGGCTGTCGATTGGCCAGATCGGCGAAGCCGTAACCTTTCTCGGCAATAATCGCGCCATCGTCGACCACGACCACGACCGCGCCCGGTATCCTGCCCGCCTTGAGCGCGTAGGGCATCAGACCGTCCAACCAGGCCGACACGTCGGTGGACGTAAGCGCGCGGCCCGCGCCCCCCGCCGGCGTCTCTTCGGCCGAGGCCGGGCGATCGTCATCGGCCGGAGCCGGAGTTGCAGGGGTTTGCGCCGTCAGAAAGAAGAACAGCGATAGGGCCGCGAGCGCCGACCGGATCCTCGATTTGTGCGTCATAGTTGCTTCCTTCTGTTCGCGTGGCCGCCACTTGCGGTGGAAAGGCCCGGCCCCTAGGATGGCCGTAATCATCCCACTTAGGACAATGTGTCCTGATTGGAAAATTGTCAAATCGAGAGTAACCGACCGTCATGGAGATCAGCACCGACCGTCCCACACTGGCGAGCGTCATGCGCGGCATCCGCGCCCGGAAAGGCTGGACTCTCAAACAGATGAGCGAACGGTCCGGGATTCCGGTCTCGACCCTGTCGAAGGTCGAGCACGACCGGCTCACCTTGAGCTATGACAAGTTGCAGCAAGTGAGCGAGCGGCTGAAGATCCCGATGTCGGATCTCTTCGCCGAGACTCAGAGCCGCGACGAGCAGAAGGTGACCGGTCGACGGTCCATCGGCAGGATCGAAGATGCCGTGCAGGTGACGACCGACAACTACGATTATCACTACCTCTGCACCGATCTGCGACAGAAGCGGATGATTCCGATCGTCACGAGGATCAGAGCTCGCAGCGCCGCCGAATTTGGCGATCTCGTGAAGCATCACGGTGAAGAGTTCATCTATGTCATCGAGGGCTCCATCGAAGTGCACACCGAGTTCTACGATCCGGTCATCCTTTCAGAGGGGCAGAGCATCTACTTGGACTCGTCGATGGGACATGCCTACGTCGCCGCGGAGGGCTGCGATGAGGCGGTCGTGCTGGGCGTGTGCTCGAGTTCCGACGCGGGACTGCTCGACTCCTTGCTCAATATCAGCAAGCGAGGAGGCTGAAGCTCCTCAGCCCCACGGTTGGCAATTTTCGGGACAGTGCTCGCTGGTCATCGTTACAACGGCATCGGGAGCTGGATCACTGGCCTTCCTCCGCCTCGGCCCAATGCGGGTAGGTCACATATGCGGTCAATGCTCCCTCCCCATGGGAGCGGATGACGACTGAATTTCCCTTGGGCATGTAGATGATCTCGCCGGGGCCGGCGGCGAACACCTGTCCATCGGCCTCGACCGATACCCGTCCTTCGAGCACCACCATGACGTCGTCCACGACGATCTCGGTCTCCAAGACCTGATCTGGCTGGTAGCGACCGTAGCCCACCGTAATCGGACCTCCATCGCGCTGATCCACAAGGTTCGCCGCGAAAATGTCGGCGTCTTGGCCGGGGGAGCGTTCGAACCGAGCATCGGCGGGTTCGTATCGTTGCACGCGCATAGGCTTCCTTTCAGGTCTTGGAGGTGTGAAATTGCCTCGGTCTGGGCGTGGTGGATCTCGATCATGTCCGCGAATGTGGCATTTTACCTCCGTGGAGCCGATCGCGCCCATACGCTCCTGGAATCAGGCAGGGGCAGATATTCGGCCTTCCAGATCGTCTGTCACGCCGAAATACCTGTTTATCCTGAGGCCAAAAGCCCGGTGCCATCACGGCCAGACCTCTGAATGGCGGAAGTGCGAGAGCGAACCGTCTACTCGCAACCGGACTCAGGCGAACAATCAACTG is from Croceibacterium aestuarii and encodes:
- a CDS encoding TonB-dependent receptor, which codes for MRLGTATSSILAITVAITAAPTWAQDAADDSTDPKVIVVTAQKREQILADVPQSISVLGSEKLEERQAVSFVDYAALVPGMTIDQTDPGKSRIILRGINTGGDSPTAAVYIDDTPFGPSTGQSNGAVLAGDIDTFDIERVEVLRGPQGTLYGANSLGGLVKFVTVAPKLGEFSGRVRAGAEFTEGGNMGYNGNLAVNVPLGSSLAVRASGYYRKVGGYIDTVGINRENANDYQSYGGRVSLLFQPSDNFSVRLMALAQNIRADSHATYDADPFTYEPLDTDPNTGASTAGRWTRTEFYPESNDVDYRLYNGTLNWDFGFASLTSVTSYGTLDQFEAYDVTATLPGVADAIYGGPGVPALGITFPALASQKKFTQEVRLDSPSNDRFEWLVGGYYTKEDGLLFQNYQPFELATGDALDPAMTLPVGPGGGDVTFPTFLTAILDSKYKEYAAFGSATLHFGPRFDITAGGRYSHNEQNVLQSLDGSLLFFSGYPVGAIPDVQTGSSKENVFTWSIAPRFELSDNVSVYSRVAKGYRPGGPNVVPPGAPADYPRQFGADTLISYEAGLRAETADRSLTVDASVYYLDWKNIQTLIAYNTSIGVVNAAGNGQSATSKGMEFSATLRPETGLSVTVNFAYNDAHLDEDLGVGTGGFAGDRLPYAPKVSANLSADYDWSIGNDTDAFVGGDLRYVSDQVGNFDNNYLALTGKRYSIDGYAVADVRAGVKFGRFGVTGFVRNLTNAGGATSIGSFLIRPAQAVAVAPIRPRTAGLSLSADF
- a CDS encoding dipeptide epimerase encodes the protein MASQMEQRLSLDLSIERFAYREPFRISGHVFESTTVLVARLSDGEDTGWGEGAGAYYLGDDAENMLRQAEDARSRIESGASRQDLQQVMPAGGARNAIDCAYWDLEAKRSHTPAWQLAGLPEPQPLRSTLTLGAAEPDEMAAAALRLDPAAPIKVKLTGDTALDIRRINAVRDARPDAWIGVDANQGYRIDALPELLAALVAARVELLEQPLAIGHEADLDGFDRPIPFAADESALGLADVEGLVGRFDVVNIKLDKCGGLTEGIAIARRAKALGMGVMVGNMMGTSLSMAPSYLLGQLCDIVDLDGPTFLTRDRPGGVTYSDGKVHCDTAIWGGSGKMS
- a CDS encoding serine hydrolase domain-containing protein, whose protein sequence is MTHKSRIRSALAALSLFFFLTAQTPATPAPADDDRPASAEETPAGGAGRALTSTDVSAWLDGLMPYALKAGRIPGAVVVVVDDGAIIAEKGYGFADLANRQPVDPRRTLFRIGSISKLFTWTAVMQQVEAGRLDLDQDVNAYLDFRIPPYEGKPLTLRDIMTHTPGFEESLRYLFTTDPAALLPLDEYAKRALPHQVYAPGTTPAYSNYATALAGYIVQRVSGQPYDTYVENHILDPVGMNFATSRQPLPAKLAPYMSKGYRDWNEAPRPFEIVQPAPAGSFSVSGEAMGKFMIAHLQNSGVLFDPATGTQMHDYRAKGVGPLNRMALGFYEQVINGRRSIGHGGDTDYFHSEVWLFPESGIGLFIATNSRGKEAAAYGLRGTIIHEFADRYFPEQRKFTPIDPAVSRQHAQLVAGTYVSSRGSFTNFMSVFGLLGPTKIIALPDGGISLPDLSILSAGPRDWVEVEPFVWRDTFSGERVAAEVKDGNVVRVSMDVVSPFMVLFPAPAAANPAWLLPALLIALAFCFLAVVAWPVRALVRRHFGAPFALSGRSLTAYRLSRVFAGLAILAVLGWLLLVQTFTADSGTLGGDLDWLINLLRILTPLAAFGLLVTAAWHLANSFRDGRRWTMKLGAVLLVFAGVILCWVTIAYNLYGFEMTF
- a CDS encoding helix-turn-helix domain-containing protein, translated to MEISTDRPTLASVMRGIRARKGWTLKQMSERSGIPVSTLSKVEHDRLTLSYDKLQQVSERLKIPMSDLFAETQSRDEQKVTGRRSIGRIEDAVQVTTDNYDYHYLCTDLRQKRMIPIVTRIRARSAAEFGDLVKHHGEEFIYVIEGSIEVHTEFYDPVILSEGQSIYLDSSMGHAYVAAEGCDEAVVLGVCSSSDAGLLDSLLNISKRGG
- a CDS encoding cupin domain-containing protein; its protein translation is MQRYEPADARFERSPGQDADIFAANLVDQRDGGPITVGYGRYQPDQVLETEIVVDDVMVVLEGRVSVEADGQVFAAGPGEIIYMPKGNSVVIRSHGEGALTAYVTYPHWAEAEEGQ